The nucleotide window CCCCCGGTATTATTTAAAAGCGCAATGACAGAGTTAGGGCGCTGGTTAACTTATGAAGCTTGTCGCAATTGGCTACCGACAGAGGAAACGACAGTGGAGACACCGCTTGCAGCTTGTCCAGCGACGTTAGTTAATCCAGAAGTACCGATGGCGATCGTACCAATTTTGCGGGCGGGATTAGCTTTGTTAGATGGGGCGCAGACTTTGTTACCTTTAGCTTCAATTTATCATTTGGGATTAGTACGGGATGAGGAAACTCTCGAAGCGAACTGTTATTTAAATAAGTTACCGTCAAAGTTTGACCCAGAAACGCGAGTGATGATTTTAGATCCGATGTTGGCGACAGGTGGCTCGATTATGAGAACAATGGACGAAGTCACAACTCGTGGTGCAAATCCAGGATTGATGAGAATCGTGGCTGTTGTCGCTGCGCCTCAAGCTTTGCAACAATTAAGTCAGAATTACCCAAGTTTAAACGTTTATACAGCAATAATCGACGAAGGTTTAAATAATCGAGGTTACATTGTACCGGGGTTAGGAGATGCTGGCGATCGCGCCTTTGGAACCTAGCTGTTCAGTTAGCCGTTATGCTGGAAAAAAGTTACCTATAGATAAAAAATTGACAGAGGATATCTAACGATGAGTCAGCGCGATGGTTTTACGGGCGGATTTATTACCGGAGCAATCTTCGGTGGGATTATTGGTGGCGCGATCGGGGCGCTACTAACTTCTCGAAGAGGTAATTCAAAAGCAGATGAAGAGGGATCTTTGCTCAAGACAAAAACGAATGAAAAGGGAACTACAGAGGAAAGTATCGAATTTGCGCGTCGCAAACTGGAAAAGAAAATTGCTCAGTTAAATTTGGCTATTGATGACGTGCGCGAACAACTCGGTGCAGTTAATGGTAATGTTGAAAAAACCGAAACTGAAGAAAGCATTTAATTAAGTCGGCTCTGAATAGGCTACCAAATCTTGAGATTCGGGTTAGATGGGGAAACCGAACTACACCCACCTTTTTTCGTTAGTCAAAAAATGTAAAATTAAGACGTTGCTTAGGAATATTTTCATTCAATCATGGCTACAGAACTTTTAACTACAAGTTTGGCAAACTTTATCCAACTTTATACGATCCTCTTGATTGTCAGGATTTTGCTGACTTGGTTTCAAACAATGAATTGGGCTAATCAAATTGCGGCGGTGTTAAGTCCCGTTACCGATCCTTATTTAAACATTTTCCGCTCTTTTATTCCTCCTCTTGGCGGAGCGCTGGATATATCGCCGATTTTAGCGATTTTATGCCTGCAAATTTTATCTTCGCTGCTAATCAGTGTGTAGAATCGAAGACAATGCGAAGATTGAGTAATTCTTCACGAAAATTAGCCCTCACTAATTTCCTAATCAAGTGAGGGCTAATTTCGTGGAAATATTTGTGAGTGTCTAATTAAATACCACATTTAACATTAAATGTCAAGAAAATTTAGTAACTGGTAAATGCAGATACTTGAGACGCGCGATCGCTACCAGCGTACGGGACTAGAAAAACCAGAAGCCTTGAATTGTTTAAGTTTTAAAGGTGGGGATTGATTAGCAGAGACAGTAATTCTAATCTGAAAATCACTGACACCAGGAGGAATTTCCGCGATCGAACCAACGCGACTACGGTTTTGCATCACAGGATTGTTATTCGCATCATAGATCCGACCGAAAACATCAGCATCATAAACTGTGTTACCAGATTTATTATTGGCTTTACCAGTAACGAGATAACATTTAGAAAATCGGCTACCACCACCGCTACTGACGACTCCCTGTCCAATTTCCGCAGGACATTCGCGGTAAGAAAGATCTGATAGTTGAATTTGGGTTAAAGCGGAAGCAGGAGGTGTGATTAAACAACCAGCAACCCAAAATACACAGGAAAGAATAACTACAACCAAGACTTGAAAACGTCGCATAAACCAACCTTGACTAATGATTCACTAATAATTACGCTTCTCAGCTTAACTCGAATTGCTGGACTTACAAGCTAGCCAACTGCGCTTAAATAGTGGATATAGATACCGATCGCTAATTGGGAAAGTAGTTTGCTTCCTCGTTCGAGTTTATGAATCAAGCTGACATAGAAGCCGCCTTACAAGCAGCGTTTAGAAGCTGCGAGATTGCGTTTAGTCCTCTAACAGACCAACAAAAGCAAATCTTGTTACAAATTGTACTCCAAGAACTGAGCGATAATGTTGGGGAGCGAGTGGTAGAGGATGTCGGGGCAAATCCTTTAGACGAATTAACCCCAGAAGAACGCCTCGCCTTGTTAGAATTTGTCCAAAGGCAAGAGGAAGCAAATCGTCCCTGGAAAATTACTTTACTTAACGATTGGCTGCACGATCGCGACTCTGGTTCGGTACAATTTATTCGCGATCGCTATGGTACTGAGTGGCTAAACCGTGTCAAAACCGTACATTTAGCTAAGTATTTCGAGCGAGAAAACTTTCGCGAAGGCTTAAAATTAAAAGTTGGCGATCGCATCGAAGTTTCAAATGGTCTTTGGGAATGGGTACAAGATGAAGGTCCTTGTCAGCGCGAGTGGTTTCCTTGTAACGTGATTGGAGTTTCTCAAGTTGCAGATAATGATTGTACTTATACTAACTGCGCTATCCGCTTCGATAATGGTGCAGAGTTTGAAATTCAAGGTATCGATCAATGGAATGCAACTAATTGGCGTTGGCTGAGGTAGGGATTGGGGATTAGGGATTAGGGATTGGGGATTGGGAAGAGGGGGGAGACAAGGGAGACAAGGAAGAGGGGGAGGACAAGGAAGAGGGGGGGGACAAGGGGGACAAGGGGGAGGACAAGGAAGACAAGGGGGACAAGGGGGAGGGGGAGGATAAACTGATAACTGTTAACTGTTCCCTAATCACTGATAACTGATAACTGTTCACTGCTAACTGAACCCAGTCCCCAGTCCCCAATCACCAGTCCCCAATTAATAACCAAAACCCAAATAGTCGAGCAGAGATTGACGCATCACCTCGACTGGGGCTGGTTGCTGAAGCCAAATTTCTAAAGCTGCGGCTCCTTGTTGAACTAACATTTCCAGTCCATCGATAGACACTGCACCTTGTTGAGCGGCTAATTGAAGGAACTTGGTTGGCTTGGGAGTGTAAATTAAGTCATAGGCGATCGCGTTCGGTGGCAATTTTTCCATTAATTTTGCATCTACTGGCGACTTTTCAATATGGGGATACATTCCTACTGGCGTTGTGTTCACTAATAACTCTGTTTCCGATACCAGCCCTGGTAATTCGTCCCATGTATAAGCTTTAATTTTCGCTTGTAGCCCTGAATCGCCCCAGCTTTGTTTAAAATAATCTAATCTTTGTTGATTGCGCCCTACGACCTTAATTTCGGGACAGCCCAATTCCGCGCAACCTGCTACGACTGCTCGCGCTGCACCCCCATTACCTAAAATAGTTGGACTCACTTGTTGCCAATCTCGGTTTAAACTCTTCAGAGGTGCAATAAATCCAGCTATATCAGTATTTGTACCATACCAACCATTTTCCGTGCGCCAAACCGTATTTACTGCACCCACAGTTTGAGCTATGGGTGAAACTTCCGCGAGAAATGGTAAGATTGCTTGCTTGTGGGGAATAGTAACATTAAAGCCTATCAAATCGATCGCTTCAAAACCCGCGATCGCCATTCCCAGAGATTCACCTGATACGGGAAAAGCGAGATAGACATAATCCACAGCAAGATGCGCGATCGCGGTATTGTGCATAATTGGAGAAAGAGAATGCTTGACCGGATTGCCAATCACACCAAATAATTTTGTTGTACCTTTGATAAATTGCATAATCTTTCTCGTCCCCTGCGTAGTGAGCGCTTGAGCGTTACTTTAGTTTGTAGTGAATGGTTGAGTATTGCTTGAGTTCGTAGGGAGAACTTTAGCGCTACTTTAATTCTAAAAACAAAACCTACCTTTATGTCAAAAACCTCAACAAATACCACAATCCGTAACTTATTAGTCACCGGAGGAGCAGGATTTATCGGTTCTAACTTTGTTCACTATTGGTGCGATAATTATCCTGACGATAAAGTAGTTGTTCTGGATGCGCTTACCTATGCTGGTAATCTTAACAATTTAGCCGACTTGCAAGGAAGAGAAAACTTTCGTTTTATTAAGGGAGATATCCGCGATCGCATTTTAATTGATAACCTTCTCGTAACCGAAAATATTAACACTATAGCTCATTTTGCTGCCGAATCTCATGTAGACCGCTCAATCTTAGCACCCGACGCTTTTATCCAAACTAATGTTATCGGTACTTTTACTTTACTAGAAGCATTTCGTCACCACAAACAAGATTCTTCTCAGAAACTATTTTTGCACGTTTCTACCGATGAAGTTTATGGAAGTTTAGCACCAGAAGATCCTGCATTTACCGAAACTACACCCTACGCACCAAATAGTCCTTATTCAGCTTCCAAAGCAGGTAGCGATCATCTCGTTCGAGCATATTACCACACTTATAATTTACCGACAATTATCACCAATTGCTCTAATAATTACGGCTCGTATCATTTCCCAGAAAAACTCATTCCGTTGATGTGTATCAACATCCTACTTGGTAAACCTTTACCCGTCTACGGTGACGGACAAAATATTCGAGATTGGCTTTATGTTATCGATCATTGTCGCGCATTAGATACAGTTATTCACAAAGGAAAACCAGGAGAAACTTATAACATCGGTGGTAACAATGAAGTCAAAAATATCGACTTGGTAAAAATGCTTTGTCAGCTTATGGATGAATTAGCACCTAATTTACCAGTTTCTCCAGCTAGTGAGTTAATAACTTTTGTCAAAGATCGTCCCGGACATGACAAACGTTATGCTATTAATGCTAGTAAAATTCGAGAAGAATTAGGTTGGACTCCTTCGGTAACGGTTGCAGAAGGGTTGCGTCAAACTGTTATTTGGTATTTACATAACCGTGACTGGTGGGAACCTTTACTTTCTGAGGAATATCAAGCTTATTATCGTCAAGTTTATCAGTGATTTTTTGTTTCTCGCAAAGTCGCATACTCCGGAGGAAAACTCGTTTCGAGTAGTCGCCAAAAAGATTGCTAAGTTGATTTAAACTACTTTTATAGCAAATTGAAAATAAAGTAATATGACTAACATTAATGAAATAATTAATGAGCTTTTCAATTCGATAGAAAATAATGATTTAGAAAAAGTACAAAAAATTATTACTGCGAAAACAGAACTTCTCGAACAACAACTTGAAGAGGGAGCAACACCTCTTATGCAAGCAGCAACTTATGGTCATTTCAAGATTGTAAAATTTTTAGTTGATGTAGGTGCAGATGTTAACAAATACGACGCTTATGGAAGTTCTTCTTTTACAGAAGCAGCTAACAATAAACACTGGGATATCCTGAATTATCTTGCTCCATTAACCGAACAAGAATTTAAAGAAACTACTTTATTTATTGCAATCTCAGATGGTAATATAGAAGCTGTTAACGCTTTAATTTCTCTTAAAATAGATATTAATATTCATACAAAAGGAGTGTGGAATGAAAAAGGTTTTACTCCTTTAATAATAGCTGTTCAGGAAAAAGAAACTCAAATAGCAAAACTTTTACTCGAAGCTGGTGCAAATCCCAATTTGCCGGAGGAAGATACAGGTGGAACACCTTTAATCTATGCTGCGAAAACTGGCTCTCTAGAGATTATAAATCTGTTATTAAAATTTGGTGCAAACCCAAATATAAGAGATAGTTATAATGAAAATGCTTTGATGAAAGCGGAAAAATTTGGGAATCGTGCAATAGTTGAAGTTTTATCTAAATACTCATAAAAATACTTTTGTCTAAATTTATTTAATATTCAATTTTTAGATGGGTTATAATGAGAAGGTATTTGCGATCGCAGTTGGAGGACTAAAGAAAATGGACGCTTCTATCGTTAGACGAATTGAAGCAATTCAAAATGAATTGGAACAACTTAAACGGGAAATTGCAATTGATTTGGGTATGGAAAAACCTCGTCCAACACAATTAGAAGGTTTGTGGGCTGGGGTTGAATTTTCTGATGAAGAGATAGAAGAGGCTAAACGAGAACTTTTCTTAGGAGCTTCTTCAAAAGAGGAGTAAAATAAAGGTGGAAAATTATGTAGTAGATAGTCATACGTGGCTATGGTTTTTAACTCGCAATAAAAAATTATCTGTACTTGGTAGACAAATTATTAGACAAGCTCAAGTCGGAGAAGTGCGAGTGTTTATTCCTACAATAGTTTTAGCAGAAATTACTAATATTATTCGGAAGAAAAAGCTGGAATTAACTATTGAGGAAGTGTTAGAAAGAATTGTTCGAGGAGATGGTTTTTCGGTAGCTACGTTTGATTTAGCAGTTTTTCAAGTTATGACTACGCTTCCGCAGAGTTGGGATATTCATGATAAGATAATCGCTGCTACTGCTTGTTTCTATGAAGCGACTTTAATTACTAGAGATGAAGTTTTGCTAAATAGCGAGATCGTCGCCACTATTTGGGATTAAAATCTGAATAAGCGCTGTAAATTGGGAAGACTCGTCTTTGCGAAACCTTACCTAAAATTCCGCAGCAAGAGACAATTTACTACTAGATAATTGTAGTTACTGTTTGTTTCTCTGAAGCGATTTTGATTACCAGAGGTAAAATTTTGCACCCACAGCGATCGCGTCACCCCTATCTAAGCTTAAAATGTTTGTACGGGTGGAAAAGTAGTCCACAAGAAAACTACCACCGCAGCTAGTGCTAATACTCCTTGAATTAGATTACCAATTAACGAACTAACTACGACACCGATTCCAGCCCTGAAAGCTTGTCTAGTTCTCGCATCAAATTCTAACTCACGACGATACAAGAATTCACCGATAAATGCTCCTAACAAGGGACCAAGAAAAATTCCTAATAAGGGTCCACCAATAGGTAAAGCTGGTAATAATCCAAAAAATCCTAACAATAAACCAACGATCGCACCAATTTGTCCCCACTTACTTGCACCTGCGCGTTTTGCACCCAAGTAACTCGCGAGAAAGTCAATCAGCACACTTAATAATAATACCGCGATCGCCACGCCTAACGCCCAACCGACACCTTGAAAATTTGTAACGATCGCCCAAACCAAAATCGCTACTGCAATTAAACTAGAGCCAGGTAAAGCGGGAACAACTGCACCCACAACCCCAACTAGCATCACGATTACCAACACCCAGTAAAGTACTACTAAAGCCATCTATTTTTCCATCGCAGTATTCAATGTATCTGCTATTTTATCGGCTATTCCCTCAATCCAGTTTTCATCTTGCTTGGTATAGCTGCGAGGCGCATTTGCTGCTAAAATTATTGCACCTCGATTGTTTAGGGGTTGACAAATTACCCCTTGTGTGTTATTAGGTAAATAATCAAACTCAATTCGTCCTGGATAAACCTTCAAATCAACTAGATACACAGGCTTTTGCCGAGCCAACACGCGCTGTAAAATAGCTCCAGGCTTAACTTCGCGCTTTTTAGCTAAAATACCACGACGGAGCAAAACCCGACCTCGATAATAAACGATTAGCGATCGCGTCACTGTATTCGTCAACAGCAAATGCGAAGCCCATGCTAACTCAGTTTTCACCGCATCTGGTAAATCCTCAACCAATTCAAAACCTTCCTCTCCGATCAAGTCTACCCGATCTGGGTCTCGCGGCTGAATCTCCTGCCAAATTAAGCCTACCAAAATTAGTACCGCCGCCAAAATCACCCCTAGAGCATCCGAGCGAGATTGGCTAGCACTAACTTCAATATTTGTCAACCGATTAATTAAGAGTAAACTTCCACCTAACCCACCAGCAAACAAAGGTAACAGTCGCAGTATTCGATTGGGGTCTGATTTCGCCATTATTTGTTAAATTGAGGGTAGGTGGTAGAACATGAGCCATTGAAACGACAATAACACCTATGAGACTTACACCTTTTCTCAGAGTGAGCGAGACGCTCACCCTACACAAAAAATTGTTACAGATCCTCCATAAATAATTTTGTAGTGCGTTCGCGAAGCGTGGTTGTAGTGCGAGCATCTTGCTCGCTAGTTAGCCAATAATCGAGCATCTTACTCGCTAGTTAGCCAATAATCGAGCATCTTACTCGCTAGTTAGCCAATGATCGAGCATCTTGCTCGCTAGTTAGCTAGTGGGAAAGCCTCTTGCTCACTTGATGATAAAATATCGCTCAAACTAACTTCCAGCGACACTAATCATCTCCTTCTAAAATACGCTGAAACAGATAGCCAGTACCTCTAGCAGTGAGAATTAACTCAGGATTACTCGGATCGTCCTCTAATTTTGCTCGTAAACGCGAGATATGAACATCAACCACGCGAGTATCAACGTGACGTTCCGGAGTATAACCCCAAACCTCCTGTAAAATTTCCGATCGCGAAAAAGGTTCTCCCGAACGACTCACCAACAACTCCAACAAGCTAAACTCCATACCAGTCAAGCGAATACGCTCATCACCTTTGTAAACTTGCCGCTTGTTAGTATCGATTTTAATATTTCCGACGTGAATAACGCCAGAACTAGGAATTCCCGGTGCGCCATTTTTTTCTACCCGTCGCAACACCGAACGAATTCTCGCTTCTAACTCCTTCGGGGAGAAAGGTTTAACCACATAGTCATCAGCCCCTAACTCCAAACCCGTAATGCGATCGGCAACATCGCCCAAAGCCGTTAACATGATGATGGGAACATCAGATTCCTTGCGTAATTCCTGACACACACCATAACCATCTAGTTTTGGCATCATTACATCCAAGACTACCAAATCTGGAGTAGAGCTACGAAAAGTTTCGATCGCTTCTTCTCCATCAGCCGCCGTAACAACATCATAACCAATCATTGACAAGCGCGTTTCGAGAATTCTCCGAATGCTAGCTTCGTCATCAACTACCAAAATTTTTTCTTTATGATTATCCAACTTACTCAACTCTCCTTTTTTACCGTCGATTGCTAATTATTAAGTTAAGTTGTTATCTGCTTATGTTTCTAGAATATCCTGTTCCCCTGTACATTAGACAACCATCGGCTCTAGACCCTTGAAATCTCATTTTTTTTAAGGTTTCTTTAATTGTTAAGAGTTATCAAAACATGAAAAAAATTTCAATATCTCTATGATTTGAAAAAATACTTAATCTTTTTTAAAGAAAATTAAAAATGGCTAAACAAAAAACTATCTATATTTGTGGTAGTTGTGGTGCAGAATCTCCCCAGTGGTTCGGTAAATGTCCTAGTTGCGGAGCTTGGGATAGTTTACAAGAACAAACAACACAACCAGGTGTATCTAGCGTAGTTAATCGAGGTGGATGGCAATCTCAGAAACGACAAATAAGAACATCGAACCAACCACCACAACCGAGGATCTCCTTAAAATTTTCCCAAATTGCTGACGACGTGCAAACCAGATTTAACTCTGGTTATGGAGAATTAGACAGGGTACTGGGAGGGGGAATAGTTCCTGGTTCATTGGTACTAATTGGCGGCGATCCCGGAATTGGTAAATCTACTTTAATGCTGCAAGTCGCCA belongs to Oscillatoria salina IIICB1 and includes:
- the upp gene encoding uracil phosphoribosyltransferase — encoded protein: MTLQLRVYVPEHPLIKHWLGIARDASTPPVLFKSAMTELGRWLTYEACRNWLPTEETTVETPLAACPATLVNPEVPMAIVPILRAGLALLDGAQTLLPLASIYHLGLVRDEETLEANCYLNKLPSKFDPETRVMILDPMLATGGSIMRTMDEVTTRGANPGLMRIVAVVAAPQALQQLSQNYPSLNVYTAIIDEGLNNRGYIVPGLGDAGDRAFGT
- a CDS encoding YggT family protein, with translation MATELLTTSLANFIQLYTILLIVRILLTWFQTMNWANQIAAVLSPVTDPYLNIFRSFIPPLGGALDISPILAILCLQILSSLLISV
- a CDS encoding shikimate dehydrogenase; its protein translation is MQFIKGTTKLFGVIGNPVKHSLSPIMHNTAIAHLAVDYVYLAFPVSGESLGMAIAGFEAIDLIGFNVTIPHKQAILPFLAEVSPIAQTVGAVNTVWRTENGWYGTNTDIAGFIAPLKSLNRDWQQVSPTILGNGGAARAVVAGCAELGCPEIKVVGRNQQRLDYFKQSWGDSGLQAKIKAYTWDELPGLVSETELLVNTTPVGMYPHIEKSPVDAKLMEKLPPNAIAYDLIYTPKPTKFLQLAAQQGAVSIDGLEMLVQQGAAALEIWLQQPAPVEVMRQSLLDYLGFGY
- the rfbB gene encoding dTDP-glucose 4,6-dehydratase, with the protein product MSKTSTNTTIRNLLVTGGAGFIGSNFVHYWCDNYPDDKVVVLDALTYAGNLNNLADLQGRENFRFIKGDIRDRILIDNLLVTENINTIAHFAAESHVDRSILAPDAFIQTNVIGTFTLLEAFRHHKQDSSQKLFLHVSTDEVYGSLAPEDPAFTETTPYAPNSPYSASKAGSDHLVRAYYHTYNLPTIITNCSNNYGSYHFPEKLIPLMCINILLGKPLPVYGDGQNIRDWLYVIDHCRALDTVIHKGKPGETYNIGGNNEVKNIDLVKMLCQLMDELAPNLPVSPASELITFVKDRPGHDKRYAINASKIREELGWTPSVTVAEGLRQTVIWYLHNRDWWEPLLSEEYQAYYRQVYQ
- a CDS encoding ankyrin repeat domain-containing protein, with product MTNINEIINELFNSIENNDLEKVQKIITAKTELLEQQLEEGATPLMQAATYGHFKIVKFLVDVGADVNKYDAYGSSSFTEAANNKHWDILNYLAPLTEQEFKETTLFIAISDGNIEAVNALISLKIDINIHTKGVWNEKGFTPLIIAVQEKETQIAKLLLEAGANPNLPEEDTGGTPLIYAAKTGSLEIINLLLKFGANPNIRDSYNENALMKAEKFGNRAIVEVLSKYS
- a CDS encoding type II toxin-antitoxin system VapC family toxin yields the protein MENYVVDSHTWLWFLTRNKKLSVLGRQIIRQAQVGEVRVFIPTIVLAEITNIIRKKKLELTIEEVLERIVRGDGFSVATFDLAVFQVMTTLPQSWDIHDKIIAATACFYEATLITRDEVLLNSEIVATIWD
- a CDS encoding DUF456 domain-containing protein, which gives rise to MALVVLYWVLVIVMLVGVVGAVVPALPGSSLIAVAILVWAIVTNFQGVGWALGVAIAVLLLSVLIDFLASYLGAKRAGASKWGQIGAIVGLLLGFFGLLPALPIGGPLLGIFLGPLLGAFIGEFLYRRELEFDARTRQAFRAGIGVVVSSLIGNLIQGVLALAAVVVFLWTTFPPVQTF
- a CDS encoding cofactor assembly of complex C subunit B is translated as MAKSDPNRILRLLPLFAGGLGGSLLLINRLTNIEVSASQSRSDALGVILAAVLILVGLIWQEIQPRDPDRVDLIGEEGFELVEDLPDAVKTELAWASHLLLTNTVTRSLIVYYRGRVLLRRGILAKKREVKPGAILQRVLARQKPVYLVDLKVYPGRIEFDYLPNNTQGVICQPLNNRGAIILAANAPRSYTKQDENWIEGIADKIADTLNTAMEK
- the rpaB gene encoding response regulator transcription factor RpaB, with product MDNHKEKILVVDDEASIRRILETRLSMIGYDVVTAADGEEAIETFRSSTPDLVVLDVMMPKLDGYGVCQELRKESDVPIIMLTALGDVADRITGLELGADDYVVKPFSPKELEARIRSVLRRVEKNGAPGIPSSGVIHVGNIKIDTNKRQVYKGDERIRLTGMEFSLLELLVSRSGEPFSRSEILQEVWGYTPERHVDTRVVDVHISRLRAKLEDDPSNPELILTARGTGYLFQRILEGDD